A segment of the Babesia microti strain RI chromosome II, complete genome genome:
ACAAAATATGGACATGGGGAGCATTTTTTTCCTGTAAATGGATGAACGAAATTTTTTGAGTATTCCTTAAGTTTTTCAAGCGTATATACGCCTAATTTAGTTTTAGTAAtgtgatattttgtaaaaaacaAAGTAAGATTTATGGGTAATGAGATAATACATAACCcataacattatttataacaaatatatgaatGGATAATTAATAGCATGTAATATAACTATAATTACTTATTAGATTTGCACAAAAATGAACGAAATGAAAACTAGTACTTACCCTTAGGCAGATATTCAGGCAACCAAAATTGTTCTACATGCTCAAAATAACCGCAAAGCCCACTATTATTAAGGGATTCAATATCAGGTATTTCCTGAACATTTTCACAGGTAGTAACGTTTATTTTATCCACTCTTTGCCACATCACTGTAAGTTTTCGACCTACATTAAAAGTTTTTTACACTCATCATCCACCTGATTGCCGTCAGCCACTAGTGAAACTTTAGGATGAATACACAAATTACGACGAGAAGCCAATCCAATTGCTAAAATATCAGTCGGCGTATTTAGTTGTTGAGACCGATACTCAATAACCTTCTCCAATTCCATCAGTGCCTTTTCCATCTCCTGAATTGTCCTAGTGCAGTAAATTAGCTTCGGAGATTGTGGATGTGCCATTTGGTAGGCTGTGATAAAGCTAAACAGGGCCACAGTCTTACCCGTTCCAGTAGGCATTTCCAGTACTGCATGGCCGCCAGCATCTAAAGCCCTTTTTAGGCATCGCAAATAAGCTAATTGCTCGGGATAGACTTTTGAGTAGGGAAAGAAGACTTGGATACCGTCCACCCAAAACAGCACCATAGTCACTAGTGCATAATCCAATGCGCTACGAATACCCGCGactaattattattacatgCTCATTGTATTAATACTCTAATATAAGCATACTAAAACGCGCTATAATATCAATTCTACGatgtacaaaaatttcacacAAGGATTGGGCGTACATCACATTTGTTCCACTTAGTGTATTATCGCATCAATTACTGATACACATACAATCAGGTTGTTTAAATCATCTGATATACATTTCTACAGAGACttacatttattaattataatgtaaaaaaCTCAAACTGTGCAAGCACTAGTTAACGGGCGGCGCAATTATTTCCTTTTGTAACACCAACTAAACCACTCTTATCgatgtataattattgaaacgtaaaaattgattacaagttatttatttattaagcTTGACTACTACCGTGCCATTTGGCGACAAACCAACGTCTTCCAGTGTATTCAACAGCTACGTACATAAGcataataatttacctTAAACTGCTTATTCTCACTATATGGCAGTTGCAGAGTGAAATCACGTAGGCACTTTCCTTCCATTTCCTGGATTATCAATTAACGCACTGGATATAACAGATGTGCCACAGATAACCACTCTTGGAGATAACCAACGGTATCTGTTTTAAAGAAAATTTCCTGCAAGCTACTTCCATCAGGCAGACGTACTTTTATCtgcattatttttatttatttgattattaaaCAACATTTCAATGGCTGttcataaatatacaaatggATGCTCATTACTTTGACAGAGTTAGATTGAGGTACAATACGTGACTTGAAAGTCTCAACGAATGCCTTATTCATCTTATCTTCATGTATTTGCAACAATTCTTTGTTCTTTCTTTCAATCAATCTATTTGAACATATAGTTACCTCTTACAATCTTGTTTAATTGCTTCCTCCAATTCCATATCCTGTTTCTCTCTGAGCCTAATTTTAACTAGTTATTTTACATGCGATCTTTTACTAACTTTCCATGGCCAAATTCACCCTCATATACCTACATTAGCAATCGATCTACCTTGGTAAGTGCTGTTTTTGTGAATTTGACGAATGAATCTAGGGGGATTTTACCCTGAATTCTACCTATCTAATTTAACTACTATGGGCACCTTTATTggattattattttcaaatgcAAATATGCTAATATGTGGATAATTATTGGCACCGCATAAGCGTCTAACCCTCCTCCCTTCCGCGGAATCTACATTTTGCGCCCAAAACACATATTCTCCATACTAAATTAGCTTCAGCATACcaaaatatcttcaatttgtttgttaCATAAAATACCTT
Coding sequences within it:
- a CDS encoding FAS-associated factor 2 (overlaps_old_locusTagID:BBM_II00280), which produces MSKDDLVDQFCSIVNTSDVTLARNMLESSNWDLNEAIFKHFNGCSVSISRGNRIYSLLALLKDYYKTIYRFLTSWLPFFSETSFDKYFVSTYGNTSVHFYKGSFIEASEHAATAAKPLIIYLHYEKSENTYEFCKGILCNKQIEDILYGEYVFWAQNVDSAEGRRVRRLCGANNYPHISIFAFENNNPIKIGRIQGKIPLDSFVKFTKTALTKVYEGEFGHGKLVKDRMLREKQDMELEEAIKQDCKRLIERKNKELLQIHEDKMNKAFVETFKSRIVPQSNSVKIKVRLPDGSSLQEIFFKTDTVGYLQEWLSVAHLLYPEMEGKCLRDFTLQLPYSENKQFKLLNTLEDVGLSPNGTVVVKLNK